Genomic segment of Bdellovibrio bacteriovorus:
TATGGTGCAAGAAAGCCAAGCTGTTCTCAAAGTGAACCTTTATGACTATTTGGACACCGGGCTTTTCCTAGATCACCGCCCTATGCGCCAAAAGGTCTTTAAAACCGCTAAAGACAAAAAGTTTTTGAATCTGTTTTGTTATACAGGGTCGGTCAGTGTTTTTGCCGCCCTTGCGGGCGCCAGAACCACCAGTGTCGACATGTCGCAAACGTATCTGCGCTGGGCTCAAGAGAACTTTAGTTTGAATAAGCTCAATCCAGAAGATCACACGTTTGTGAATGCTGATGTTTTGGAATGGCTGCGCCTGAACCAAAACAACCCTATGTACGACATGATCTTCTTGGATCCGCCAACATTTTCAAACTCCAAAAAAATGGAAGACACTTTTGAGGTGGAGAGAGATCAAGATTTTCTGGTCAATGCCTGCATGAGCCTTCTTTTGCCAGGTGGAGTCCTTTATTTTTCCAACAACAAAAGAAAGTTTAAGCTGTCAGAGCAAATTCAGGCCAAATACACCGTGAAAGATTTGACCGAAGAATCCATACCCCAAGACTTCCACGATAAAAAAATCCACAACTGCTTCGAGATAAAACACAAATAAAACACAATTTTCCTGTCGAAAACCGCTCTGGGCGCAGTTCAGAGCGGACACTGCTTTAGAGCAGAATATCTAGGTTTGACCGCCGTAAATTCTCTGAAGAAAATTCTTGCATGGGGGGTCAAAAGGACCTAGAACCCCCCTTTTCCAAACAAAAATACCAAGTTTCCCTGGGAGGGCACGGAATTGAAAGCTTTAGGTCGCCATATTTTAGTTGAGTTCAGTGGTTGTAACGCCGAGGTTTTGAACGATGTATCGATCATCGAAAAAAGTATGATTGATGCCGCTCAAATTGCTGGAGCTACGGTTATTAATTCGACCTTTCACCATTTCTCTCCCTGGGGTGTGAGTGGTGTGGTGGTGATCCAAGAAAGTCATTTGGCCATCCACACATGGCCGGAATACAGATATGCCGCTGTCGATCTTTTCACATGCGGTGACTCTGTAGACCCTTGGGTTTCTTTTGAGCACTTGAAAAAAGCTTTCCAGGCAAATTACTCGGCGATTGAAATGAATCGTGGTTCTTTGCACGTGATCCAAAAATCAGATTTCCAACCGAAGCACTTGCGCACAGAGCCTTCCTTCGATTTGAAAAAAGGTTTCCAAATCGAACGCAACGTTTGGTTCACGGATAAAGATGAAAACCAGGCTTTGTCTTTGCGCTACACAGGGGATGTGCTATTCGACGAAACAAATCCGTTCCAACGCGTTCGCGTTTTGGATTCTTATTCTCATGGCAAATTCCTTGCTATCAACAACATGGTGATGTGCACAGAGCGTGACGAGTTCCACTATCACGAGATGATTTCTCACCCGGTGATGCAAGCTCACGGAAACGCGAAAAATATTCTAGTCATCGGCGGTGGTGACGGCGGAACGATCCGTGAACTTTTCAAATATGATCAAATTGAAAAAGTAACGATGGTCGAAATCGACGAAGCTGTTGTGCGTGCTTCTAAACAACATCTTCCAAAAATCGCGTCTGAATTCGGTAATCCGAAATTGAATCTTATTATCGGTGACGGCATTCAATTCGTGAAAGACGCGGCAGCAAACTCTTACGATGTGATCATCGTTGACGGTTCGGACCCCGTAGGTCCAGCAAAAGGTCTTTTCACGGCCGATTTCTATAACAACTGCAAAAACGCATTAAAAGAAGGCGGCATCATCATCACACAAGGTGAATCGCCCATGTTCCATGAAGGCACTTTCGTTGAATTGAATTCGTGCTTAAAAGGCATTTTTGGAAAATCCAGCGTCCACACGATGCTTTTCCACGCCACAACGTACCCATCAGGAATGTGGAGCTTGCAAGTCGGTGTAAAAGGAAACTATCACCCTGCGAAAGACTTCAACAAAGACAAAGCGCGCCAATTCTCTTCAGCCAAAGGTCTTAAATACTACAATGAAGAGCTGCACTCTGCTGCGTTCACTTTGCCAACCTTCGTCAGAACGATGCTTGGCGAAAATGCTTAATTAATAGACCGCCTCCTGTTTTCATTATACTTTCATTAGACAACAGGAGGCGTATTAATGTTCAAACTTCCAACACTTCCCTACGCAAAAACTGAATTAGCTCCTTTGTTCAATGAAGAACAAATGAACTATCACTACGACAAACATCACAAAGCTTATTTGGACAACTTGAATAAGATGATGGAAACCGATGCTTCGTTGAAAGGTAAATCTCTTGAAGAGATCGTACTTTCATCTTCTGGCGGCGTATTTAACAACGCAGCTCAGGGCTGGAACCACACATTCTATTGGTTCAACATGGCTCCGCAAGGCAAAGGCGGACAACCTTCTGCAGATCTTGATGCCGCAATCAAACGCGACTTCGGTTCTATGGATGAGTTGAAAGCAAAATTCGTTGATGGCGGTATGAAAACTTTCGGTTCAGGCTGGATCTGGCTCTGCACAGATGCTTCTGGCAAATTGAGCCTAGTATCAACTTCAAACGCACAAGTTCCATTCACAAACAACGGCCCAACTCCATTGATGGTTGCTGACGTTTGGGAACACGCGTACTACGTTGATTACCGCAATCTTCGTCAAAAATACCTTGAGACTTTCTGGAATCAAATCAACTGGAACTTCGTTTCAGAAAACTATGCTTCCAAAAAAGTTCGCGATTTGACGAAATCAATGACGTAGTTTTTTTGCAAAAAAGGAAACTAAAAAAGGCTGCCTAGCGCAGCCTTTTTTTTAGAAGTGCCTGCTTCTTTTTTGTCCTGCGAAGCACAATAAGTAAGACCGCTTCTCTTCCCTCAAGACAAAAATCCAAGCAATCTAGTTTTTCAGCCAGATCCGACGAGGATCCTTTTTGTCGACCGGCCAAGTTTCCCAATCCACACGATAATCGCAAGCCTTCACCAGATTCGAAAGAATAAGAAACGCATCTTCTTTCTGCCAGAAATCATCACGATGCGAAGACTTCGAACGAAGCGCCACCTCAGAAACCAAAGAATAAACCATCCCACTCATAGGCGGAATCAAAAGCCCCATAGTCGATAACACCCCTTGAAGACGAGAAAGCACCGACTTCCCACCCACCGAATGCATCAAAACAAAAACCGCACAAGGCTTCCCCATCAAAGAAGAAGTCCCCTCAAGCTCCGTCATCTCCTCAAGCAATTTCTGCAAAGGACTCCCCCAAGAATCCCAATAAGTCCCCGTAACAAAAACAAATCCATCGGCCGCAGAAATCTTCTTCTTCAAAGAAGCCCCATAAGAAGTCGTCTTTAAATGCACAACTTCCACAGAACAATCCACACCCAATTTCTTAAAACACCTCAAAATCCAAGAACCCCACCGAGCACAATTCCCACCATCCCCAGCCGGACTCCCATTTAAAACCAAAATCTTTTTCATACAAAAAGTATCCCGACTTTACGAACAAACATCAAAAACAAAAAACGCGGCAAAGCCGCCCCAAAAAAAAGCCGCCGTCTGTAGCCCTTCTTCTTTTTCCTATGTCGAAGGAAATTTCTTTTAGGCAGTGGGCTTGGTGCTGACCCGAAGGTCGGCCTTTGCCGGCGCCACGATGGCGCGAACCGAGGCGCAGCCTCGGCGGCAACCGAGCCCGGAAGGCGTGCCGACCGAAGCGCCAGCACCCAACTCTGCTTCCAAAAATAAATTTCCGTCTTCGATCAAAGAAAAAAAGAAGGGCGCCACAGAAAGGGCGCCCATTATGGAGGGATGGGAAAAGGACCGCAATTATGTTGTTTCTCTCATCATCAAGAAACCTCCTTCAGAGTTGCCTCAAAATCTGTTCCGGGGTTGTGGAACAGCGGTTGGTATTCATCAGTAGTAAGAGGAGCTCGGCGAGGTGGGTCTTTAATTTCGATGAAATTAATGACGTCCTTCACCCCGGAGAGCTCCCAAGCTGAGGCATCGGCCATCGCTTTCAGTCGAGGACGGAACACTTCGCCGTAAAGTTTTACGACTCCGTTCATCACATCGATTTCGATATGCTCTCCATCGATCTTGATCATTTCCATCAACTCGGACATCAGGATTTCCGTAATCTCGTCATCCGTCCTATGAAAATCTACTGGAACTACAATTCGATCTTCCACGGCCCAAACGCCTTCGGTGTCAGAGATCGCTTCCAGTGCCGCATTCTTTTTGTATGAGGTATCAACGCAGCCACTGACAATGACTACACCTCCACGGACGACGATATCGAGGTCAGCTTCACTTACTCTCTTATCCCATTTAATTCGTTCACGTAGTTTTTGAGCTAGTTCGCAATCTTCATGGTTTTTCTTAAGAAGAGTATTCATAAGCTGCTCCTTCTGTCTCAGTTCAAATTTCCATTAAGCCACACCGTCTTCCCATGATTCCGGCTGATAGTTCAAAGCCGGGTCACGACGACGGTGCTGAGATTTCAAAGAGGACTGTTTACTTAAGATTACTTTCAAAGCGTCTACGGTGTTAGCTACACATCGCTTAAAGTTCTCATCTGTTTTACGTACTTTGATGACGTTACGGATGTAAGAGGCTTTAAGGATGACCTCACAGATATAGCTGGGCTTACGAGTCTGCGATCGATGTCGATCTGTTTCCACTCGCACTGTGAGATGAGCACCACTATCGTATTTAAAGAAGTCTTCGACTGTACCTTCCACCTTTTCCAACAAATAAGCTTCTAGGTTTTCAGTCTTAGTGATGTCTCTGTAGTAGATGTCTGTTTGCATATCTACCTCCTTCTGCCTTTATTATCGCTAACAACCATGATTTCTTTAAATATATAATTTGGATGACTTAGTTAGTTTAAAACTATATATTTGCAGTACTGCAAAATGGATATTTGAGGGAGTTTCAACACTTACAGAGGCACGTCGTAAAACCAGTTCCAAAACGGCGCCAAGAAATCGTTGTCATCCGGGGGTCCAGTTTTATGTTCAACTACAACCATCTTTATTACTTTTATGTAACAGCTCGTCTGGGTGGCGTCAGTAACGCTGCTAAGTACTTACATATCAGTCAGCCTTCCCTGAGTTCTCAGTTAAAAGTGTTTGAATCTGCCATTGATCAAAAGTTATTCGAAAAAAAAGGTCGCAACTTACAGCTCACTCCTGAAGGAGAAAAAGCTTACGCTTATTCAAAAAAGATATTCGACATCGCCAACGAGTTTGCTGAAAGTCTGCGCTCGCCGACGGAAAAACAAAGTCAGAAAATTCGCATTGGTGTCACTGATCAGGTCGAGCGTCCATTTATCGCAGACCTATTAAGCCCTTTGATTCGAGAAAAAAGACGAAATATTGAGAAAACTTTTTTCGTCAGCTCAGCCCCCTCTGAAATTTTAGTGAATCAATTGCGCAGTGAAGAAATAGATTTGGTTTTAACAAATAAACCTATTTACGCTGAAGATGTGAAAGAACTTGCGTCCGCAAACATGCCCGTCAATTTAATGGTCTCAAGTAAAAATTTGAAAGACATGAAAATCCGCATTTCAAGAAACACTTCTGCGCTGGATTTTTTAAATGCCGTTCCCTGGGGACTGATTATTCCCTCTTACAAAATGAAACTACGCCACGAAACAGATCTTTACTTTCAAGAGATCAAAGGGCGAAAAAAAGTAGTTCTTGAAAGCGATATCATCTCTGTCGTTGGAAGAGCCATCGTGGATGGCGCCGGAGTAGGCTTCATGCCCGTGCCTTATCTCTTGGACGAAGTGAATAACGGGACAATCACTTTGCTAGGGCCCAAGGCAGGCTATTGGAAGCACAGCCTTTACCTTCTGGGTCGCAAAGACGATCATTATGATGATACTGTCGAAGAAGTGAAAAACAGCATTAAGCGGCTGGAAAAATATTAAAGGCACAAAGGAAAACCCTTGTGCCTTTAAGCCCTTTTCGATTTTTGAATAGTTTAGTAAGGTTGGCGAGCTTGGCTATTCGCCAAATCCATCGCCATCACCAAAGCAATTTTCGTATATACAGCTGAATGCTTAAAGTTGGAGGCAGGAGAAATCACATCCTTTGCCGTGTGGATGTTCTGGTTGCTATTTCTAAACGTCGCCTCAAATGGCATCAATGCTGGATACCCTTGACGATTCCAAGAAGCATGGTCACTGCAACCATATCCACACTTGTCGTCAACCACGCGCGCATGCAGATAAGTTTCGTTCATCGCCTTTAGATAATCGCGAAGCCAAGCACTTGTGAAATCCGTCATACTTCCAATTACAAGTTCACCCGAGCCTGGGAATAAGGTCATGTCCAGTTGAAGAACGGCCACGACGTCTTTCTTTTCAGCTTTATATTGTTTTGCAATCTCTGCTGATCCCAAAAGGCCAGACTCTTCGCCGGCATACCAGAAGATTTCGACGGTGCGCTTAGGCTGTTCTTTATTCATCAAAATACGTAAGGCTTCGATCAAATTCGCCGAACCAGAAGCATTGTCGTCAGCTCCAGGAGCGGCTTTATCTCCGCCCCACGATTGATTGATTGAATCAAGATGTCCACCAAGAACAACGATCTCGTTCGGTCTTTCAGAACCTGGCAAACGCACACGAATTGAATTTTGTTTTGTCGAAGTGTGACCGATGATGGAGATCTCATAAGGGATGGTCGCATTTCCTAGCATCGCTTCCAAACGCTGCTTCATTTCATCGACGTGGCGGTTCGGCTGAGGATCCCGATTATTTCTGTTCGGAAAAGAAGAAAGCCATGTCACATAACTGCGAAGGTTGCTTTCGCTGACTTCCGTCAATGCGGCTTCAATCCTTGCGTCTTTAGTCAGTGAAAGAATTTTGAAAGGAGCACGTTCGTAAAGCTCATTTTTTTCCTGAATGTCGGCCAAGCTTTGCAACATTTTATCAAAGCCTTTGGAATGCAACATCACATCCTGGCTAAGATCTTCAAAGCCACCGCACTTACCCACCTGGTGAGCACGCTCTTGAATTCTTTGCTGCATGAGAGGAGTAACAATCGCATAACCCACCTCAATACGCTCATCCTTGGCTAAAACCGGGATGTTCAAAGCTCTTAGGTCTTTCAGATCTGCGAGGATAGGCTTGGTTTCGAAGCTTTCAAGAGGCGCAACATGGGCCGAGGCCGTCGCTGCGACGAATAAAAGTGCCATCGTGGCAGTTTTCATAATTCAATCCTTTGAAAAATAAATTACCGTCACGTAATCGTATCGAATTTGTCCTCAGGTTGGCAAAGACAATTCGCTTATTTTTTCAACATGCAGTAAGGTGCGCCCTATGAATAAAGACATTTTGTTGGTTACACTGAACTCAAGTTACCCCCATAGTTCCTTTGGTTTGCGCTACTTGATGGCGAATCTGGGTGATCTGCAAGACCGTGCACAGATCATGGAGTTCACCATTCAAAAAGATCCACGCGATATCGCCGAGGCATTGCTGCGTCAAAATGCGAAGATCATCGGCCTTGGCGTTTATATCTGGAACGCCCAAGAATCTTTAGAGCTTGTCTCGTTGTTGAAACGAATCAGCCCCGACACCATCGTGGTTCTGGGTGGACCCGAAGTCAGTCACGAATCAGAATCTCAGAAAATCTGTCAGATTGCGGACTTCACCATCAAGGGTGAAGCGGACTTTCTTTTCTATGAGTTCTGCAAAAACGCTTTAGATAATGGAATTCTGCCAGAGACAAAATTCATCTCTGGTGCTCTTCCAGATATCAAAAAGATCAAATCCCCGTATGAACTCTACACTGACGAGGATATTCAGAACCGAGTGATCTATGTGGAAGTTTCACGCGGTTGTCCTTATCGGTGCGAATACTGCCTTTCTTCTCTCGACAAAGCCGTGCGCAGTTTTGAACTGACAGATTTTCTTTCGGAGATGCAAAAGCTTTTGGATCGTGGCGCTCGTCAATTTAAGTTCATTGACCGCACGTTCAATTTAAGCCCCACGACTTGTACGACGATTCTGCAATTCTTTTTGGATCGCATTGATTTAGGCTTGTTCTTGCACTTTGAAATGGTGCCAGATCGTCTGCCATTAGAAATCCGCGACCTTATTAAAAAATTTCCTCCAGGAGCACTTCAGTTTGAGATCGGTATTCAAACTTGGAATCCTGAAGTCGCCCGCTTAGTAAGCCGTCGCAATGACTATGAAAAAGTAAAAGACAATTTCCGCTTTCTGGCGGAAGAAACAGGCGTTCACACGCACGCGGATCTCATCGCGGGGCTACCTGGGGAAGACCTTGAAAGCTTCGCAAAAGGTTTTGATATTCTAGCCTCTTTAAGACCTCATGAAATTCAGGTAGGTATTTTAAAACGCTTAAAGGGAGCTCCGATTGCCCGTCACGATAAAGAGTGGCAAATGGTCTATGCGGACCACCCTCCCTTCCAAATCCTACGTACAAAAAGTATGAACTTCGATACTTTGCAGGTGATGAATCGTTTCGCCAAGTACTGGGATCTTTATGCTAACAGCGGAAGCTTTAAAAACTTCGTCAATGTCCTTCGCGAGAAAGCGCAGGCTCGAGAAGACAAATCCTTTTTCTGGCAGTTCTTTGAATTTAATACGTTTCTTACGCAACGATATGCGCAGTCTTTTGGTATTTCTCAGCTCAGTTTGTTTGAGTCCGCTTACGTCTATCTGAAAGATGAACTTCAATGGCCTGCAGAAGAAGCTAAAGCATTGATTATGGAGGACTATTCTTTAACTGGTAAGACAGATTTGCCGAAGTTCTTAAAGGAGAATGTGCTAAAAAAGACCGGAACTAAAGAGGCGACTTCTGCCATTCCGAAGAGACAACAAAGACACTTGGCTGGGAAGACAGAGACCGTTTCATAAAGAAGCTGGATGCCAGAAGCAGTCCAAAGCCTGAAACGAGTAAAGCGCAACGAATATACATAAACCTCAGCCACTGTGAACGCACCTCCACCCAATCCGACGGAGGTGCGAGCATCTGCCACGAATGAACCGCGCGGTTTAAAGGTAAATTCCCCGTCCAAGTCATCAATAACTCGTCAAGCACGCAAATCAGCGCAAACAAAACTAAAAGAAACTCTAAACACTTCCAGTCGTGACGAATCAAATACAGATTAGCAGCGATGATGAGGGTCACCAGAAAATAAAGAAATGGATTCCACGCCGTGAATGCGGGATCCAAATTTTGATGAAGCTCGATATACGCAGCTGCAGAGAGTTTCTCCATGGCGGGCCCCATTCCCAGCACAAAAGCAAAAGAGCTTCCCGCCATCAGGCCCACCAGCATAAGACTGGTATATCGCAAAAATCCCGAAACGTTCATGCGACACCTATAAACTTCGTGTCAAAGTGTCACAAGTTTCTTTTTTGAAATTAAGAAGTCTTTAATGCTCACGCATCTTCTTGGCGTATCCCGTGTAAGCGATAAGCGGGAGCTTTGTAAATTTGAAACGAAAATCTTTCGGGACAACACCCGTGCGAATAAGCTCAAGCATCGCTTTCTGCGCGAAGACGGGACGTATTCCGCGAATTTGCATAACTTCCAACCCGCTTTCATCTGCCCACTCCCTCATTTGTTCTGGGTCGATAAATAAAGAATACACGTGATAGTCCTTTGGTGTGTTCTTTACAAACCACTCCATGCCCTTAATAACCACCAGCCATGCCAAGGGATTCTTTGCGAACGTATTAAAAAAGAAGAGCCCCCCCGGACGCAGTACGCGGGTCGCTTCCGCGATCACTCGCTGCGGGTCCGACACGTGTTCAAGAAGGTCCATTGCACAGACGACATCGAAACTTTCCTTCGCAAAAGGCACCGAATACACGTCTCCTTGTTGGTAACGGACGGTGTGAGTGACGTCGCGGTCCGCCGCCACCTTCAGACTGGATGTCGAGAGATCAATGCCTTGCACGGAATGCCCTGCCAGAGCCAAGTCATTAGAAAGAAAGCCAGCTCCGCAACCCATATCCAAGATCTCGGCGCGATAACCGATGTTGCGACGAATTTCTTCCAATATCCAAGGCATTTCCACTTTGTGTTGGTTACGCAGTAAAGCGATGGGATCATCTTGCGCCTCATACCAGCGCTCCGCTAAATGATCATAGGCTTCGTTATTGACGATCTCTTTATCGAATTTTGCGAGATCCATGTCCATGCAAGCTCCTCTCGTTGCTTTCAAGCTATCAAAGGGCGCAACTTCCGGGGGAGTGTTGACGAAGTCCAGTGGTAAGAATCACAGGGTTGCCCCAGATTAAAATTCATATAAGATCACATATATGAGTGAATACTTTGAGATCGCCGTTCGATGGGCTTTTGCTATGCAGATGGTCTTTTGGGGACTGAACGGATTCTTTCACTGGATAAAAATTCCACCGGCAAGCCCGGTAATAGATCAGTTCGTCTTAGCCTGTATCGAAACAAAATTCATCATGCCCTCTGTAAAGCTCATTGAAATTATCTTTGGCATTTTCCTTATCATTAATTTTGCTGTTCCACTAAGTTTGGCCGCTTTTGCTCCATTGCTTTTCGTAATTACCGGTTTGCACTTGTTTCACAATACGAAACCCTGGGGCGTTCTTTTCTGTTATACGCTTCCGTATTGTATATTGGTGACGTTGCATAGCGGGTCATTATTACGACTTGTTCACTAAACCTTTCGTAACTTGAGAATGAGTCCACGGCGCGGTTAAACCCTTGCCCACTCATGATAAAACGCACACATCTTCTTTCATTCATTGGCATAACCGGCATGGTTTTGGGACTAGCGTGGTTTTTTTATCTTTCACCTCGTCCTTACAATGCGAATTTCATTCAACCCGACATGAAGCTATACAACAAAGCTCCTTCCACTTTGAATCATCGTGGAACTCCTGAAGGGCTTTACTGGCTCAGCTTTACGACCCCAGCAAGAACTATTGCCTTAGACAAACTCATTCTTCGAACACGCAACTGTGTTCATTCTTTAACGACAACAAAAGGTGATTGGACCCTACCCACGGAACTATCGAAAATCTGTGACAACAAAAAAGGTCTTCCCTTAACAAAGACGGCGACTTTTTTGTCCAGCAAAACGGAATGGCATATCGCGGGGAGCACGCGTGGCGACCTTCACGGCGTGATTTTAGATAAAGACTGGTCAGAACCTAAACTTGCCGGGGGATTGGCCTTTTTTATTTTGAGCTTGGGTGTTTTGCTTTACGCTCTTATTCCGGCAGACGATAGTTCTGAGCGCATGGCCGTCGTGTTCGCGCTGTGTGGAGCATTCATCCTTCGCTTCTGGTTTGTATTCATCACATATCCGCCCGAGCTCAGCCTTTTTTCTGATATGTCGGCCTATTTTCAGAGGGCCTGGGAGATTTCACGAAACTCATTTAATGCCGCCCAACTTTTTCAACCCATTGGCTTTACTTTATGGTCGCAATGGATTCGTGACTTAGGGGGCTTTGAACTTTTCAATTGGACTCAAGTGTTTCTGTCTTGGGGTATCGTTGTATTGATCTATCTCATGGTGCGCGAGCGCTTCGGAAGATTGGCGGGATTCATCAGTCTTTTCTTTGCGGCAATTCATATTCCCCAAGCAGCCATGGCCTCACTGCATCTTGCGGAAAATGCGTATGCGTTTCTGATCACGCTTTCCCTTTGGTTTATATTAAAAGCATTAAAGAATGAAAAAGAGAGCGGCTACTTTATCGTCGGCTTCCTTTTAATGACGGCTTTTTATTTTAAGGGCAATCACGCCTTCTTTTTACCAGCGTTTTCATTATGGTTGATCTTCCGTGATCGAAAGAATTTACGCCAAGGAATCTCTAAAGTTTTTGCGCTGGGGTTAGGGTGCCTGCTTATTGCCATTCCTCACCTAATTTGGACGAAAGCGCATTACGGTAAAGCGTATATGGGACCAACAGCAGGGGCATTAAATTTCGTCGAGGGAAAATGTCCTTCTAAAGACAATCAAGACTCTCAAGGCAGTCGTTGGATGTCGCCACTATTCACCGTGACCGGCGAAAGAACTTTCAAACAATGGCCTCGTCCGTTCACCGATCAGAAATACTTTTGGAATGAAGGTTTCAAATGTGTGCGCGAAAACCCAGCGGTCCTCGCGGAAAGTTTTCGCTTTGTTTACTATTTATTTGCAGGAAACATGTTATGGCCTGTGGGGGAAACGCCGATGCGTTCGCTTTTCCTTGATTGGGAGGAGTTCTTTCATTTCTTTCTTCTTCCTCTTACCGTGATAGGGGCCCTGGCTTATGCAAGAAAGAACGACGACTATTCAAAAATAGCCGCTCTTCTGATGTTGACGTTATTTTTCACGGTGTGGTTCTTCAAATCTGAAAACAGATTTCGGGTTCCTTTTGATGCCGTCCTGATCATATGGGCATCCGCGGGACTGTCTTGGGTTTTTGAGAAAGTCAAAGCCCTCTTCCCCGCACGCGGTCGCGAGCTTGGAGAAGTTTACGAAGGACGCGGAATTTGACGTTTGCTCGGGCGTTGTGTTTTGTTGCGCTTTAAATAACGGCCAAACTGCTTCATCACCCATAGGTGAAAGTAAGCTTGCGTCCAGCGATACACATACCAAGGCATGCGCGGCACAAAGTCATGAATAGCCGCGATCACAGCCTTGCCACCTAGAATCTCTCTGAACTCCAACCGTCCCCGTTCAGTTTTTGCAGCTAATAATCCCCCGCGCACATAAAAAAGCTGACGGTGAGACCAACTTCTTTCGGGCGCATACTCCAAAACTAAAAGCTTGGTATCTGGAAAGCGCCAGCGAAAATACACCCAACGACCTTCAACATCCACTTTTAGAAATGCGGGTAACGTCGGTAAAAAGTCTAAGTAAGCATGTGCGACCGCTTCTGCCGTTTTTCCTGGGGGCAACGGCAGGCGCTGAACAGAACGAACGACATGTTTGCCTACTTCTGTTCCTTTGAAAGCCAAAGGCTTTTTATGAGGGTCATAGTCAACCAGTGCTTCTTTTAAAGCCGTATCGACATCAGCAAACTGGTGATTTGGAATGTGCAGGGCTCGCTTCGGATCAATCAGTAAATCTATCCGAAGCCCCTTAACTAAAGGTGACACCAAGGACCAAGGAGCCTGAGTAATCAAGCACACCCACAATGTCGAAATTTGGGGAGTCAGCAATGGAAAACGAAACAGTGAACGCTTCAATCCCATTTGATCAGCAATTTTAGCCATCATATCGCGATAGCTGATGGCGGTCCCACCAATATCAAAAACTTTATTATAAGTATCACCATTTTCCGCACAATAAAGAATGCTTTGAACCACATCCTTAAGTGCGACTGGCTGA
This window contains:
- a CDS encoding class I SAM-dependent methyltransferase; this translates as MDMIKNRLEKNYKKLKSWADRNKIEAFRLYDRDIPEYPFIVDIYKDFYVIYDKSDAVRDKDKNHLPHVTEALKALFKSDDEHMVIKKRERQEGLKQYEKLSEKSQTFMVQESQAVLKVNLYDYLDTGLFLDHRPMRQKVFKTAKDKKFLNLFCYTGSVSVFAALAGARTTSVDMSQTYLRWAQENFSLNKLNPEDHTFVNADVLEWLRLNQNNPMYDMIFLDPPTFSNSKKMEDTFEVERDQDFLVNACMSLLLPGGVLYFSNNKRKFKLSEQIQAKYTVKDLTEESIPQDFHDKKIHNCFEIKHK
- the speE gene encoding polyamine aminopropyltransferase, which translates into the protein MKALGRHILVEFSGCNAEVLNDVSIIEKSMIDAAQIAGATVINSTFHHFSPWGVSGVVVIQESHLAIHTWPEYRYAAVDLFTCGDSVDPWVSFEHLKKAFQANYSAIEMNRGSLHVIQKSDFQPKHLRTEPSFDLKKGFQIERNVWFTDKDENQALSLRYTGDVLFDETNPFQRVRVLDSYSHGKFLAINNMVMCTERDEFHYHEMISHPVMQAHGNAKNILVIGGGDGGTIRELFKYDQIEKVTMVEIDEAVVRASKQHLPKIASEFGNPKLNLIIGDGIQFVKDAAANSYDVIIVDGSDPVGPAKGLFTADFYNNCKNALKEGGIIITQGESPMFHEGTFVELNSCLKGIFGKSSVHTMLFHATTYPSGMWSLQVGVKGNYHPAKDFNKDKARQFSSAKGLKYYNEELHSAAFTLPTFVRTMLGENA
- a CDS encoding superoxide dismutase, which gives rise to MFKLPTLPYAKTELAPLFNEEQMNYHYDKHHKAYLDNLNKMMETDASLKGKSLEEIVLSSSGGVFNNAAQGWNHTFYWFNMAPQGKGGQPSADLDAAIKRDFGSMDELKAKFVDGGMKTFGSGWIWLCTDASGKLSLVSTSNAQVPFTNNGPTPLMVADVWEHAYYVDYRNLRQKYLETFWNQINWNFVSENYASKKVRDLTKSMT
- a CDS encoding flavodoxin family protein, which codes for MKKILVLNGSPAGDGGNCARWGSWILRCFKKLGVDCSVEVVHLKTTSYGASLKKKISAADGFVFVTGTYWDSWGSPLQKLLEEMTELEGTSSLMGKPCAVFVLMHSVGGKSVLSRLQGVLSTMGLLIPPMSGMVYSLVSEVALRSKSSHRDDFWQKEDAFLILSNLVKACDYRVDWETWPVDKKDPRRIWLKN
- a CDS encoding BON domain-containing protein — translated: MNTLLKKNHEDCELAQKLRERIKWDKRVSEADLDIVVRGGVVIVSGCVDTSYKKNAALEAISDTEGVWAVEDRIVVPVDFHRTDDEITEILMSELMEMIKIDGEHIEIDVMNGVVKLYGEVFRPRLKAMADASAWELSGVKDVINFIEIKDPPRRAPLTTDEYQPLFHNPGTDFEATLKEVS
- a CDS encoding HPF/RaiA family ribosome-associated protein, which produces MQTDIYYRDITKTENLEAYLLEKVEGTVEDFFKYDSGAHLTVRVETDRHRSQTRKPSYICEVILKASYIRNVIKVRKTDENFKRCVANTVDALKVILSKQSSLKSQHRRRDPALNYQPESWEDGVA
- a CDS encoding LysR family transcriptional regulator → MFNYNHLYYFYVTARLGGVSNAAKYLHISQPSLSSQLKVFESAIDQKLFEKKGRNLQLTPEGEKAYAYSKKIFDIANEFAESLRSPTEKQSQKIRIGVTDQVERPFIADLLSPLIREKRRNIEKTFFVSSAPSEILVNQLRSEEIDLVLTNKPIYAEDVKELASANMPVNLMVSSKNLKDMKIRISRNTSALDFLNAVPWGLIIPSYKMKLRHETDLYFQEIKGRKKVVLESDIISVVGRAIVDGAGVGFMPVPYLLDEVNNGTITLLGPKAGYWKHSLYLLGRKDDHYDDTVEEVKNSIKRLEKY
- a CDS encoding M20/M25/M40 family metallo-hydrolase; amino-acid sequence: MKTATMALLFVAATASAHVAPLESFETKPILADLKDLRALNIPVLAKDERIEVGYAIVTPLMQQRIQERAHQVGKCGGFEDLSQDVMLHSKGFDKMLQSLADIQEKNELYERAPFKILSLTKDARIEAALTEVSESNLRSYVTWLSSFPNRNNRDPQPNRHVDEMKQRLEAMLGNATIPYEISIIGHTSTKQNSIRVRLPGSERPNEIVVLGGHLDSINQSWGGDKAAPGADDNASGSANLIEALRILMNKEQPKRTVEIFWYAGEESGLLGSAEIAKQYKAEKKDVVAVLQLDMTLFPGSGELVIGSMTDFTSAWLRDYLKAMNETYLHARVVDDKCGYGCSDHASWNRQGYPALMPFEATFRNSNQNIHTAKDVISPASNFKHSAVYTKIALVMAMDLANSQARQPY